TTCTTCGGCGGGTGTACGAACAGCAGCACGACGAAAAAGGCGGCGAGCGATAGTCCGGACACGACACCGTAAAGGAGAGCATCCGATTTGCCGGATAGCCAGCCGAATATCGGCGGTCCAAAGGCGACGCCGAAAAAACGGAGCGCACTGTACAGCGACATGATCATGCCGCGGTGCGAACGGTCGACGGCCCCGGCGATGAGCGTATTGAGGCAGGGGAGCAGGAGCCCCGTTCCGATGCCGCTGAGCGTCGCGAAGCCGATCAGGAAGTACATGTTCCGGTAAAGCAGCGCCGCGGCGGCGAGGGATACGCACATCATGGCGAGACCGATCACCATCAGGCGGCGCATCAGCGGGCCGTTCTTTTTGATTACCCGCCCGGTCACGTAGGCGGTGACGACCAGACCGAGCAGCGGGATGGCCAGCACGCCGCCTTTGGCGACGCCGTCAATCCGGTATGGGGCTCCTTCCAGCACGTTTGAGAGACGGAACAGGACGCCGAACAGGATAAACAGGCCGAGTGCGCCGCAGATGAAGGTGGAGACGAGCCAGCGGCCTTTTTCTTTGAACAACGTGACGATGTCGGCCACGTACTGCTTCACGGTTGGCGGCTTGTCGTCCGATTTCGGCTCCTTGATCCAAAACATCACCGCGGCGAACGAAGCCGCGCAGAAGATCGGAAAGGCAAAAAACGGCGCATACCAGACGATCAGCGCGAATAGCGAGCCCAATATCGGGCTGATCACCTTGCC
This genomic window from Paenibacillus humicola contains:
- a CDS encoding MFS transporter, with amino-acid sequence MATTTSRSSAGKRGGLRVADYTKDENRKQPSGKNGGGKWLEYISLATVPLVLVLGNSMLVPILPDMERKLRISGFQASLVITLFSVAAGVVIPLAGYLSDRFSRKAIILPSLAVYGIAGIFAGLGAVWNSYWLLIVSRAFQGIGAAGTSPIAMALVGDKYKDGTESEALGLIEASNGAGKVISPILGSLFALIVWYAPFFAFPIFCAASFAAVMFWIKEPKSDDKPPTVKQYVADIVTLFKEKGRWLVSTFICGALGLFILFGVLFRLSNVLEGAPYRIDGVAKGGVLAIPLLGLVVTAYVTGRVIKKNGPLMRRLMVIGLAMMCVSLAAAALLYRNMYFLIGFATLSGIGTGLLLPCLNTLIAGAVDRSHRGMIMSLYSALRFFGVAFGPPIFGWLSGKSDALLYGVVSGLSLAAFFVVLLFVHPPKKAGSAS